In Fluviicola taffensis DSM 16823, the following are encoded in one genomic region:
- a CDS encoding DMP19 family protein yields the protein MQKSNKYDGLSWMTEEIRNNLLKRDKIVEEQDIESLFQLVDNSDFSIALHEILVNRYEKSPENLTPIELDLFLVMHLENAGQADSILTFLQEWYPQYSDKVINSLNEIGAIKSSEIIKQAVEILPKDGSCFFKSASENEQDLMRDLDRQFSSYPDGNMRNLYRKYADKYRNEILNTKK from the coding sequence ATGCAAAAAAGCAACAAATATGATGGATTATCGTGGATGACAGAAGAAATCCGAAACAATTTATTGAAACGAGATAAAATTGTTGAAGAGCAAGACATTGAGTCATTATTTCAATTAGTTGATAATTCAGATTTTTCAATTGCTTTACATGAAATCTTGGTCAATCGATACGAAAAGTCACCTGAAAATTTAACTCCTATAGAACTTGATTTATTCCTTGTAATGCACTTAGAAAACGCTGGACAAGCAGATTCAATATTGACTTTCTTACAAGAATGGTATCCTCAATATTCGGACAAAGTAATAAATTCCTTGAACGAAATAGGAGCAATAAAATCGTCTGAAATTATTAAACAAGCCGTTGAAATTCTACCTAAAGATGGAAGCTGTTTTTTTAAAAGTGCCAGCGAAAACGAACAAGATTTAATGAGAGACTTAGATAGACAATTTTCAAGTTATCCAGACGGAAACATGAGAAATTTGTATAGAAAATATGCAGACAAGTATAGAAATGAGATTTTAAATACAAAAAAATAA
- a CDS encoding MepB family protein gives MTTENTLYADLKVVKELVYDKCGFRLTNLKLNSESIEYGACSFELDGQKIEHRISKITPTKTGQFVTIWKRDKNGVTEPFDILDDIDFIAITSKSGDNIGQFIFPKSVLADKGVIIQNGKGGKRGIRVYPSWDTVTNKQAGKTQSWQTKYFVIINNDNTTDFDLTRKILNKTNRN, from the coding sequence ATGACAACTGAAAACACTCTTTATGCTGACCTGAAGGTTGTAAAAGAATTGGTTTATGACAAATGTGGTTTCAGGTTGACAAATCTAAAACTGAATTCAGAAAGTATTGAATATGGAGCTTGCTCATTTGAACTTGACGGACAGAAAATTGAACATAGGATTTCTAAAATTACGCCAACAAAGACAGGACAATTTGTAACTATTTGGAAACGAGACAAAAATGGCGTAACCGAACCTTTTGACATTTTAGACGACATTGATTTTATTGCTATTACATCAAAAAGTGGTGACAACATTGGACAATTTATTTTCCCAAAATCAGTTTTGGCTGACAAAGGAGTTATTATACAAAACGGAAAAGGTGGAAAACGTGGAATTAGAGTTTATCCATCGTGGGATACAGTAACAAATAAACAAGCAGGAAAAACGCAAAGTTGGCAGACAAAATATTTCGTAATAATTAACAACGACAACACAACCGACTTTGACTTGACAAGAAAAATATTGAACAAAACAAACAGAAATTGA
- a CDS encoding DUF4259 domain-containing protein, which produces MGAWGHGIFDDDTAYDYVDEIDNSDNPKEIFKNAFETAMNAEYLEYDDCHAVTVSASYIDSILNGTKPRVDAEDENFFQFVEKNKHLDVTDLKPNAVKALKVVISDNSELNELWTDNEELYPKWKGDIEELIERLK; this is translated from the coding sequence ATGGGAGCTTGGGGACACGGAATATTTGACGATGACACAGCATATGACTATGTTGATGAAATTGACAATTCAGACAATCCGAAAGAAATTTTTAAAAACGCTTTTGAAACTGCAATGAATGCTGAATATTTGGAATATGACGACTGTCACGCAGTAACAGTTTCAGCATCATATATTGACAGCATTCTTAATGGAACAAAACCGAGAGTGGACGCAGAAGATGAGAATTTCTTCCAATTTGTAGAAAAAAATAAACATTTGGATGTAACAGACTTAAAGCCAAATGCTGTAAAAGCATTGAAAGTAGTTATCAGTGATAATTCGGAATTAAATGAACTTTGGACAGACAACGAAGAACTTTACCCAAAATGGAAAGGGGATATCGAAGAATTGATTGAGCGATTGAAATAA
- the amaB gene encoding L-piperidine-6-carboxylate dehydrogenase, producing MSATATDLGIQETLKTLGIEAVNRGASTGGYWFNTRGAQIDSVSPVDGKIIASVSSATETEYEAIVLKAQEAYHYWRMVPAPKRGEVVRQLAEKIREKKQALGELVSYEMGKSLQEGLGEVQEMIDICDFAVGLSRQLYGLTMHSERAGHRMYEQYHPLGIVGIISAFNFPVAVWNWNTALAWVCGDVCIWKPSEKTPLTAIACQKLTQEVFEANGVPEGVSCLLIGDAEIGKLMSNDTRIPLISATGSTRMGKLVGEAVGKRLGRHLLELGGNNAVIITESADLKIVVPGAVFGAVGTAGQRCTSTRRLIIHESVYDKVRDAVVNAYGQLKIGNPLDQNNHVGPLIDKDAVKAYQNALIQVVEEGGKILVEGGVLSGEGYESGCYVKPAIAEAQNTFKIVQHETFAPVLYLMKYSGGVENAIAVQNGVPQGLSSAIMTNNLREAEAFLSQAGSDCGIANVNIGTSGAEIGGAFGGEKETGGGRESGSDAWKVYMRRQTNTINYTDSLPLAQGIKFDL from the coding sequence ATGTCAGCAACAGCAACAGATCTTGGAATACAAGAAACATTAAAAACATTGGGAATCGAAGCGGTAAACCGTGGAGCTTCAACAGGAGGATATTGGTTTAACACACGTGGAGCGCAAATCGATTCAGTTTCGCCAGTAGATGGAAAAATAATTGCATCTGTTTCTTCCGCAACAGAAACAGAATACGAAGCAATCGTATTAAAAGCACAAGAAGCATATCACTATTGGAGAATGGTTCCTGCACCAAAGCGTGGAGAAGTTGTTCGCCAATTGGCAGAAAAAATCCGTGAGAAAAAACAAGCTCTTGGAGAATTGGTTTCTTATGAAATGGGGAAATCATTGCAAGAAGGCTTGGGTGAAGTTCAAGAAATGATCGACATCTGTGACTTTGCAGTTGGACTTTCTCGGCAATTGTACGGTTTAACGATGCACTCTGAACGCGCTGGACATAGAATGTACGAACAATACCACCCATTAGGAATCGTAGGAATTATTTCTGCATTCAACTTCCCAGTTGCGGTTTGGAATTGGAACACAGCTTTGGCTTGGGTATGTGGAGACGTTTGTATTTGGAAACCATCCGAAAAAACGCCTTTAACAGCAATCGCTTGCCAGAAATTGACACAAGAAGTTTTCGAAGCAAACGGAGTTCCTGAAGGAGTTTCTTGTTTGTTAATCGGAGATGCTGAAATCGGAAAATTAATGTCGAACGACACACGCATTCCATTGATTTCTGCAACAGGTTCTACTCGCATGGGTAAATTGGTTGGTGAAGCAGTTGGAAAACGTTTGGGTCGTCATTTATTGGAACTAGGTGGAAACAACGCCGTAATCATTACAGAAAGCGCTGACTTGAAAATTGTAGTACCAGGTGCTGTATTTGGTGCAGTTGGAACAGCAGGTCAACGTTGTACTTCTACTCGTCGTTTGATTATTCACGAATCTGTTTATGATAAAGTAAGAGATGCGGTCGTAAACGCTTACGGACAGTTGAAAATTGGGAATCCATTGGATCAAAACAATCACGTTGGACCACTTATCGATAAAGATGCAGTAAAAGCTTATCAAAACGCGTTGATTCAAGTTGTTGAAGAAGGCGGTAAAATATTGGTTGAAGGAGGAGTTCTTTCTGGTGAAGGATATGAATCTGGATGTTATGTAAAACCAGCAATTGCAGAAGCTCAAAACACCTTTAAAATTGTTCAGCACGAAACATTTGCTCCTGTATTGTATTTGATGAAATACTCAGGTGGTGTAGAAAATGCAATCGCTGTTCAAAACGGAGTTCCACAAGGATTATCTTCAGCAATTATGACGAATAACTTGCGTGAAGCAGAAGCATTCTTGTCTCAAGCAGGTTCTGATTGTGGAATTGCAAATGTAAATATCGGTACATCAGGTGCTGAGATTGGTGGAGCTTTCGGTGGTGAAAAAGAAACTGGAGGTGGCCGTGAATCTGGTTCTGATGCATGGAAAGTATATATGCGTCGTCAGACCAACACGATCAACTACACAGATTCATTGCCATTGGCACAAGGAATCAAATTTGATTTGTAA